One Bacteroidales bacterium DNA window includes the following coding sequences:
- a CDS encoding Mpv17/PMP22 family protein, protein MKIKDLYMLLFVAVLFLPFVIFPSLYEFYINANDQKTGYPVLLAMFKFGILATTGELIGLRIKTGHYFEKGFGIIPRAVVWALLGATIAMAFVIFQTGTPALLEYLGIEGAVASMKGGLTGLKLLTAFSISFCLNLVYAPVMMTFHKITDTHILSNGGKLKSLITPIPFASIFSGINWTVQWGFVFKKTIPFFWIPAHTITFLLPGHFRVLFAAVLGIVLGIILAVAAVMNKKK, encoded by the coding sequence ATGAAAATTAAAGACCTTTATATGCTGTTATTCGTAGCAGTTCTTTTTCTCCCTTTTGTAATTTTCCCCTCACTTTATGAGTTTTATATCAACGCCAATGACCAAAAAACAGGTTATCCGGTTTTGCTTGCCATGTTTAAGTTTGGCATACTTGCCACTACCGGCGAATTAATTGGCTTGCGCATAAAAACAGGACATTATTTTGAAAAAGGTTTCGGCATAATCCCCCGAGCGGTAGTATGGGCTTTGCTCGGCGCCACAATCGCCATGGCTTTTGTGATTTTTCAGACAGGCACTCCTGCATTGCTCGAATATCTTGGCATAGAAGGAGCCGTTGCCTCCATGAAAGGCGGGCTTACTGGCCTGAAATTGCTGACAGCTTTCAGCATCAGCTTTTGCCTGAACCTGGTATATGCCCCTGTGATGATGACTTTTCATAAAATCACCGACACTCATATTTTATCCAATGGCGGTAAGTTGAAAAGCTTAATTACTCCCATACCTTTTGCGTCTATCTTCAGCGGTATCAACTGGACAGTGCAATGGGGTTTTGTTTTTAAGAAAACCATTCCATTTTTCTGGATACCGGCACATACCATCACTTTTCTTTTACCGGGTCATTTCAGGGTTTTATTTGCCGCAGTTCTAGGCATAGTTTTGGGCATTATACTGGCTGTGGCTGCCGTGATGAATAAGAAGAAGTAA
- a CDS encoding radical SAM protein, producing the protein MSSEIKYDGYLDNATPYKLIGWAADMNDFSAHAEVEFLLDGSVVGRTICRSFREDLLQAGVGTGDHAFCYTFDSPLPSSPALQFAVRIAGTDIQLKNSPWPYPLQRGFDIIAADITDNCNLRCPFCLYDYSNVKTTHKMTRGTFAKLIDLSQYVGEGQFFVSCLHEPTLHPEFLDFLEMIPGHLRQKAFFTTNNCRRLTDDYFSRLANTNIHHVNVSFDTLKPDFFSFLRKGGNNEVFMENNRRMADAFSKNPRAPKLRFIIMAFKSNAAEIPALIKFCHDEYGADDVEVRYTFEMPHISTEFYQQHVMNRADWAAFEKTLSEVTQQYTLMLPPEYYDPLPAGGRKIHSLSDMEAVTTYPPPQPIQLRVSWDGTMQVIGWEKHFKVNINMLRDPYATLISI; encoded by the coding sequence ATGTCTTCAGAAATAAAATATGATGGTTACCTTGACAATGCCACGCCATACAAACTGATTGGATGGGCGGCAGATATGAATGATTTTTCGGCCCATGCAGAAGTTGAATTTTTACTAGACGGAAGTGTCGTAGGCCGGACTATTTGCCGAAGTTTCAGAGAAGACCTTTTGCAGGCAGGGGTAGGGACGGGCGACCATGCTTTTTGTTACACCTTTGATTCGCCTTTACCCAGTTCTCCGGCTTTGCAGTTTGCTGTGCGTATTGCCGGCACGGACATACAGCTAAAAAATTCTCCCTGGCCATATCCGCTGCAACGCGGTTTTGATATTATTGCTGCCGACATCACGGATAATTGCAACCTGCGATGTCCTTTTTGCCTTTATGACTATAGTAATGTAAAGACTACTCATAAGATGACACGCGGTACTTTTGCGAAGCTGATAGATTTGTCGCAATATGTGGGTGAAGGGCAGTTTTTTGTATCCTGCCTGCACGAGCCTACGCTGCATCCTGAGTTTTTAGATTTCCTTGAAATGATACCCGGGCACCTGAGGCAGAAGGCTTTTTTCACCACTAATAACTGTCGCAGGCTTACCGATGATTATTTTTCAAGGCTGGCGAATACAAATATCCACCATGTAAATGTTTCTTTTGATACCCTGAAACCAGATTTTTTTTCATTTTTACGCAAAGGGGGAAACAATGAAGTTTTCATGGAAAATAACCGTCGCATGGCAGATGCTTTTAGTAAAAATCCGAGAGCGCCGAAGCTCAGGTTTATTATTATGGCGTTCAAAAGTAACGCAGCAGAGATACCTGCTTTAATAAAATTCTGTCACGATGAATATGGTGCCGATGACGTGGAAGTGCGTTATACCTTCGAAATGCCTCATATCTCAACAGAATTTTATCAACAGCATGTCATGAATCGTGCCGATTGGGCAGCATTTGAAAAGACATTATCGGAAGTAACACAGCAATACACCCTCATGCTTCCTCCTGAATATTATGACCCGCTTCCGGCCGGAGGCCGAAAAATTCATTCTCTGTCTGATATGGAAGCCGTTACTACTTATCCGCCACCTCAACCAATACAATTAAGAGTTTCGTGGGATGGCACTATGCAGGTGATTGGGTGGGAAAAACATTTCAAGGTTAATATTAATATGCTGAGGGACCCCTACGCCACACTGATATCAATTTAA
- a CDS encoding CHAT domain-containing protein, producing MSELTPLEIQAKTRSDSLCRKAKDAETNKQYLLALNYYLLAIESTAGIEKKSLRFNCYLLQLHYHAIAVTDIISAAYKNIDYNILMTRYVYPLYEGTVSLSYQLYSVIKLPSLINKSIELTEKLRNLILRESVKKTVLNAVTKENPGLANQLTKYSGQILVMRNKIDRESQKNNTNNNHLKMLTDSLSGIQQKNDSIAFLLEQKTIKNLSNINNYKIDIAGIFSEKTNRNLCLIYYFYGDKNLFAFCMNRYAHNFVIIKEDSIPVLTKSLIKALNESDFAGFSLASNSLYNLLIKPFELLFADSKKLIIIPDKHLNYLPFDCLLKNASTSQSDFKNADYLMKHYQIDYYSSLHAYYYSLNNNKLPKNKTIAFFSPFFNPSLKNKYPGKQHKTSDSLYINLTELRFTRNLFKKIKQDFDVAEFSESKANRQAFAAELSTTGILHLASHTVLNDTDIMASFIVFAHKKDESAYLTLSDMYGMNIKKNLLILGSCATGFGEYKKGMGMISVSQAFMFAGCRNLIYTLWPVDDKATSDIFGIFYNRLAKGHTVEVALRDAKLQYLKECSPAEANPLYWAGIVYSGADLTYRHNNNTVRYYVMPIILILLAVSFFALRKKLIQRK from the coding sequence ATGTCTGAATTAACTCCCCTCGAAATTCAGGCCAAAACACGGTCGGATAGTTTGTGCCGGAAGGCAAAAGACGCCGAAACCAACAAACAATATTTGTTAGCATTAAATTATTATCTGCTGGCCATTGAATCCACCGCCGGTATTGAAAAAAAATCGCTGCGTTTTAACTGCTATCTTCTGCAACTACATTATCATGCAATAGCTGTTACCGACATCATATCAGCAGCTTATAAAAATATTGATTACAACATTCTGATGACACGATATGTTTACCCTCTTTATGAAGGAACTGTATCTCTGTCATACCAGCTGTATAGTGTAATTAAATTACCATCTCTGATAAATAAAAGTATTGAACTTACCGAAAAATTACGAAACCTGATTCTGCGAGAGTCTGTAAAAAAAACTGTACTCAATGCTGTTACCAAAGAAAATCCCGGGCTGGCAAACCAACTTACCAAATACTCAGGGCAGATTCTGGTTATGCGAAATAAAATTGACCGCGAATCGCAAAAAAACAATACTAATAACAACCACCTAAAAATGCTTACTGATTCTTTGTCTGGAATACAACAAAAGAACGACTCCATTGCATTCCTGCTGGAACAAAAAACTATTAAAAACTTATCAAACATAAACAATTATAAAATTGATATTGCAGGTATTTTTTCAGAAAAAACAAACCGTAACCTATGCCTTATTTATTACTTCTATGGAGATAAAAACCTCTTTGCATTTTGTATGAACCGCTATGCACACAACTTTGTTATCATAAAAGAAGATTCAATTCCGGTATTAACAAAATCCCTTATTAAAGCTCTTAATGAATCGGACTTTGCAGGGTTTTCACTTGCTTCAAACAGTTTGTATAACTTACTCATTAAACCCTTTGAACTTCTTTTTGCAGATTCAAAAAAACTGATAATTATTCCTGACAAACATCTTAATTACCTCCCTTTTGATTGCTTGTTGAAAAACGCATCAACTTCACAAAGTGATTTTAAAAATGCTGATTACCTCATGAAGCATTATCAAATTGATTATTATTCTTCATTACATGCTTACTATTATTCGTTAAACAATAACAAGTTACCAAAAAATAAAACCATTGCTTTCTTTTCTCCTTTTTTTAATCCTTCTTTAAAAAACAAATATCCGGGTAAGCAGCATAAAACTTCGGATTCCTTATACATCAACTTGACTGAACTCAGGTTCACCAGAAATCTTTTTAAAAAAATAAAGCAAGATTTTGATGTCGCAGAATTCAGTGAAAGTAAAGCGAACAGGCAGGCCTTTGCTGCCGAGTTATCTACAACGGGGATACTTCACCTGGCAAGCCATACAGTACTTAACGATACCGATATAATGGCTTCATTCATTGTATTTGCGCACAAGAAAGACGAAAGCGCATATCTTACTTTATCCGATATGTACGGCATGAATATTAAAAAAAACTTACTCATACTGGGTAGTTGTGCCACAGGTTTTGGGGAATACAAAAAAGGTATGGGAATGATAAGTGTTTCACAGGCATTTATGTTTGCTGGCTGCAGAAACCTGATTTACACTTTATGGCCGGTTGATGATAAAGCCACTTCGGACATTTTCGGAATTTTTTACAACAGGCTGGCCAAAGGCCATACCGTTGAAGTTGCCCTGCGTGATGCAAAGTTGCAATATCTCAAAGAATGCAGTCCCGCTGAAGCCAACCCGCTTTACTGGGCAGGTATTGTTTACAGCGGCGCAGACCTTACTTACAGGCATAATAATAATACGGTACGCTATTATGTAATGCCCATAATTTTGATTTTACTTGCAGTTTCGTTTTTTGCGTTACGAAAAAAGTTAATACAGCGTAAGTAA
- a CDS encoding energy transducer TonB, with protein sequence MKKIIFFYGICLFVWLHVAAQGNYSVKVNQNAHYSGGEFALAKYFLENITYSPEAIQNKLSGTAILSFTVKTDSTITDIIPLSNIGFNIEDEVSVWLKKLKYAPAMANGVAYQSNLIINVNIRATEKIKTE encoded by the coding sequence ATGAAAAAAATAATCTTTTTTTACGGTATTTGCCTGTTCGTATGGCTCCATGTCGCAGCACAGGGAAATTATTCTGTTAAAGTAAATCAGAATGCTCATTATTCAGGGGGAGAGTTTGCCCTGGCGAAATATTTTCTGGAGAATATCACCTACTCCCCTGAAGCTATTCAGAACAAACTTTCCGGCACCGCCATACTGAGCTTCACCGTAAAAACCGATAGCACCATTACGGACATCATTCCTCTGAGTAACATCGGTTTTAACATAGAAGACGAAGTCTCCGTCTGGCTGAAAAAACTTAAATACGCCCCGGCTATGGCTAATGGCGTGGCATATCAATCGAACCTGATAATAAACGTCAACATCCGTGCTACAGAAAAAATAAAAACAGAGTGA
- a CDS encoding OmpA family protein — MLKKISYKLLLAFFLIAPCIIHAQENDSCIELTNKKIKKIYDEAFDNLRHMRFNDAIVQFKKVIELEPLCGQCYFFLGYINFKRLDYNLKAALTYFEKSVELCPEFDIYVYYYLGDIYYGAENWPEAEKALAKFVKDPEQIESDADFNRATLMHKYASFYNKAYNSPVPFNPRYIKGVSSATDEYIPSMSPDEYFMFYARVLELPPSKNDLIPKPVYKEKFFYSEKINNEYDNGKEMPYPFNENDNEGGATVTIDNNELYYTVCKDKGSYLNCDIYYSRKGEEGYWSDIEALENVNNPDTWESMPCISSDGKMLFFISDRPGGIGGYDIYYSKKDNNDRWGIPINLGKPVNTKGNEKTPFLHTDNQTLYYSTDSDELPGLGGFDIFFSRINADGSWGKPVNIGYPINSDSDDAGFFVSLDGKTGYFSSNKLKGVGGWDVYSFDLYADARPEEMKIIKGDVKEETTEKPVNARIEIKNVETKKITEIPVDSSTGNYIFAISKKNDYIMTVKKENYAYESKLIPAEDTVKSEPVSEVHFEIKPIEVGKSYKLNDIYFESNSYELNHDSEAILDGFLEFLNENPKIKAAIHGHTDNIGNDDDNTILSDNRSKSVYNYLINSGMSPERLSYKGFGENKPVANNDTEAGRAKNRRTEFVILEK, encoded by the coding sequence ATGTTGAAAAAAATCAGCTATAAATTACTACTCGCTTTTTTTCTGATTGCACCCTGTATCATACATGCCCAGGAGAATGACAGCTGTATTGAACTTACAAATAAAAAAATTAAAAAAATTTATGATGAAGCCTTTGATAATTTAAGGCATATGAGGTTCAATGATGCCATTGTGCAGTTCAAAAAGGTCATTGAACTTGAGCCATTGTGCGGGCAATGTTATTTTTTTCTTGGATATATTAATTTCAAAAGGTTGGATTACAATCTGAAAGCCGCCCTTACATATTTTGAAAAATCTGTAGAATTATGCCCGGAATTTGATATTTATGTTTATTATTACCTGGGCGATATTTATTACGGAGCCGAAAACTGGCCTGAAGCGGAAAAAGCACTTGCAAAATTCGTGAAAGACCCGGAACAAATTGAATCGGATGCAGATTTCAACAGAGCTACGCTTATGCATAAATACGCTTCGTTTTATAACAAAGCATACAACAGCCCTGTACCTTTTAACCCTCGTTATATCAAAGGAGTATCATCAGCTACCGATGAATATATCCCATCTATGTCACCCGATGAATATTTTATGTTTTATGCAAGAGTACTGGAATTGCCCCCCAGTAAAAACGACCTAATACCTAAACCTGTTTATAAGGAAAAGTTTTTCTACAGTGAAAAAATAAACAACGAATACGACAATGGCAAAGAAATGCCCTACCCTTTCAACGAAAATGATAATGAAGGCGGAGCCACTGTTACCATTGACAATAACGAATTATATTATACTGTTTGCAAGGACAAAGGCAGCTACCTGAATTGTGACATATACTATTCCAGAAAAGGAGAAGAAGGATATTGGAGCGATATTGAAGCGCTTGAAAATGTTAACAACCCCGACACATGGGAAAGCATGCCCTGCATTTCCTCTGATGGGAAAATGTTGTTTTTTATCAGTGACAGACCCGGAGGTATTGGCGGATACGATATTTATTATTCGAAAAAAGACAACAACGACAGATGGGGAATTCCAATAAATTTAGGGAAACCTGTTAACACAAAAGGCAACGAGAAAACACCTTTTTTGCATACCGACAACCAGACTTTGTATTATTCCACTGACTCTGATGAACTTCCCGGGCTGGGCGGCTTCGATATCTTTTTTTCACGCATAAACGCCGATGGAAGCTGGGGCAAGCCTGTAAATATTGGCTACCCTATCAATTCCGATTCGGATGATGCAGGTTTTTTTGTCAGCCTCGATGGCAAGACAGGATATTTTTCCTCCAACAAGCTTAAAGGTGTTGGCGGATGGGACGTTTATTCCTTTGACTTATATGCCGATGCCCGCCCCGAAGAAATGAAAATCATAAAAGGCGACGTGAAAGAAGAAACAACAGAGAAACCTGTAAATGCACGAATAGAGATAAAAAACGTAGAAACAAAAAAAATTACCGAGATACCTGTTGATTCATCCACAGGAAATTACATTTTTGCCATCAGTAAAAAGAACGATTACATCATGACCGTCAAGAAAGAAAATTATGCCTATGAATCGAAACTGATACCTGCTGAAGATACGGTAAAATCGGAACCTGTCAGCGAAGTGCATTTTGAGATAAAACCTATTGAGGTTGGAAAATCATACAAACTCAATGACATTTATTTTGAATCAAATTCATACGAACTCAACCATGATTCAGAGGCCATCCTCGATGGATTCCTTGAATTTCTGAATGAAAACCCAAAAATAAAAGCCGCCATTCACGGACATACCGATAATATTGGTAATGATGATGACAATACGATTCTTTCCGACAACCGTTCCAAATCGGTATATAATTATCTTATCAATTCAGGAATGTCTCCGGAAAGGCTTTCATACAAAGGATTCGGGGAAAACAAACCCGTAGCAAACAACGATACTGAAGCAGGCAGGGCCAAAAACCGGCGTACTGAATTTGTGATACTTGAAAAATAA
- the aroC gene encoding chorismate synthase: MSNSFGELFRISLFGDSHGKAIGGIIDGCFPGMQIDLAAIQKELTKRSAHDFFSTSRKEPDTFEILSGIRNGKTTGGPIGFIIPNKDVKSSHYDELDKLFRPSHADFTYYAKYGSEESAGKLHASGRFFASVIVAGGVARQMLSKANITIKAYVNQIGTVKVGKTYQELDLSLTDQSHVKCPDAEASEKMLRLLKQLKSKGDTTGGVVCCIVNACPPGIGDPVFGKLQSKLAQAMLSIPAVKGFEYGSGFGAASMTGSQHNDIFVIRKNKLRTLTNNSGGIQGGISNGEDIFFHVAFKPVSSIAKEQPGIDRNANNVTFTGKGRHDICLVPRAVSLVEALASITIADSFLKYRAYVEKNQL, from the coding sequence ATGAGTAACTCGTTTGGAGAATTATTTCGCATTAGCTTATTCGGGGATTCCCATGGAAAAGCTATAGGGGGTATTATTGACGGATGCTTCCCCGGAATGCAGATAGACCTTGCCGCTATACAAAAAGAACTCACGAAACGTAGCGCCCATGATTTTTTTTCAACATCCCGCAAAGAACCCGACACGTTTGAGATATTATCCGGTATAAGAAATGGAAAAACCACAGGAGGCCCGATAGGGTTCATCATTCCTAACAAGGATGTAAAAAGCAGTCATTATGATGAGTTGGATAAACTTTTCAGGCCTTCGCATGCAGATTTTACCTATTATGCAAAATACGGCAGTGAAGAAAGTGCGGGGAAACTTCATGCTTCAGGCAGATTTTTTGCCTCTGTGATAGTAGCAGGAGGAGTTGCCAGGCAAATGTTGTCAAAAGCCAATATAACTATCAAGGCTTATGTAAATCAGATAGGAACGGTCAAAGTGGGAAAAACATATCAGGAACTTGATCTATCCCTCACAGACCAAAGCCATGTTAAATGCCCTGATGCTGAAGCCTCTGAAAAAATGCTGCGCTTGCTCAAACAGTTAAAAAGTAAAGGAGATACTACAGGAGGTGTGGTATGCTGTATCGTGAACGCTTGCCCTCCCGGAATAGGAGATCCTGTATTTGGGAAACTGCAATCAAAACTTGCACAAGCGATGCTGTCCATTCCCGCAGTCAAAGGCTTTGAATATGGTTCGGGCTTTGGGGCAGCATCCATGACCGGAAGCCAGCATAACGATATTTTTGTAATAAGAAAAAATAAACTGCGTACATTAACTAACAATTCGGGAGGCATACAGGGAGGAATCAGCAACGGGGAAGATATTTTTTTTCATGTAGCTTTTAAGCCAGTTTCTTCCATTGCAAAAGAGCAGCCAGGCATAGACAGAAATGCCAACAATGTTACTTTTACAGGCAAGGGGAGGCATGATATTTGCCTTGTACCAAGGGCTGTATCCTTAGTTGAAGCTCTGGCGTCAATAACCATAGCAGACAGTTTTCTTAAGTATCGTGCTTATGTTGAAAAAAATCAGCTATAA
- a CDS encoding C10 family peptidase: MSLLSKLLSGVFLILIFTLNLFADRVEMKTAMKLATNFYYERALMSGLDLKAPVEVTHIYTQYDSEEEIYYVFNTPQGFIIVAADDDVYPVLAYSFDGKYNLNHICPAFSTWMKDYEEQITFIRSSKIEADNEIGTLWRKYTVEFQPGTIKGGLKSMEPLLISTWDQGTYYNHLCPEDPAGPDGFVWAGCVATAMAQVMYYYRYPLQGSGSNGYYSDYGYLSANFGTTSYKWNNMQNDINGKYNYDMALLQYHCGIAVEMGYSPDGSGAYMWDAASAMKTYFGYSSSTDLFHKDDGYSSTAWANLLIDDLDNKMPIQYSARTEESGHAFVCDGYQGNNYFHFNWGWGGAYNGYFYLNNLNPGYNFNFDHKAILNSYPAGSYPQYCSGNTIITNLYGTIEDGSSPRNNYHNNADCQWLIAPSDTIEYIMLKFERINTEAGHDVVIIYDGESTTDPILGTFSGNTIPGEIQSTGNKVLVRFISDGANNAEGWLLSFTSKNVRFCNNLTELTEPSGIITDGSGPHNYNNSTMCRWRIMPPDAASININFNSFNLAADFDLLRIYDENTGATLITYQGQTTPQNITAYSNKILILFLTGPRDNADGWEITYSSAPAAVEEYQNAYVSIFPNPAHNYLKIEASVPEKKSLLLEIFGNTANILYASEVIADNGILNKEIDISRFSKGIYFLKLTSDNFNHIQKFVIY; the protein is encoded by the coding sequence ATGAGTCTGCTATCAAAACTTCTTTCAGGAGTTTTTTTAATTCTCATATTTACTCTCAACCTTTTTGCCGACAGGGTGGAAATGAAAACTGCCATGAAACTGGCAACTAATTTTTATTACGAAAGGGCTTTGATGTCTGGCCTTGATTTGAAAGCTCCTGTCGAAGTTACTCATATTTACACTCAATATGATTCCGAAGAAGAAATTTATTATGTTTTCAATACGCCTCAGGGTTTTATAATTGTAGCTGCAGATGATGACGTTTACCCTGTGCTGGCTTATTCTTTTGACGGGAAATACAATTTAAATCATATATGCCCTGCATTTAGCACTTGGATGAAAGACTACGAAGAACAGATAACTTTTATCCGGTCATCAAAAATAGAAGCTGATAATGAAATCGGTACATTATGGCGTAAATACACAGTAGAATTTCAACCCGGAACAATAAAAGGTGGTTTAAAATCTATGGAGCCATTACTCATATCCACATGGGATCAGGGTACATATTACAACCATCTTTGCCCTGAAGACCCAGCAGGGCCTGATGGTTTTGTGTGGGCAGGATGCGTAGCAACAGCCATGGCACAGGTAATGTATTACTACCGTTACCCTTTGCAAGGCAGCGGCTCTAATGGATATTATTCCGATTACGGCTATTTATCTGCAAACTTCGGTACAACATCGTACAAGTGGAACAATATGCAAAATGATATCAACGGGAAATATAATTACGATATGGCACTATTGCAATACCACTGCGGCATCGCTGTTGAAATGGGTTACAGCCCCGACGGCTCCGGCGCTTATATGTGGGATGCGGCTTCTGCGATGAAAACTTATTTCGGATATTCTTCTTCAACAGATTTGTTTCATAAAGACGATGGATATAGCTCAACAGCATGGGCAAACTTGCTTATTGATGACCTCGACAACAAGATGCCCATACAATACTCGGCAAGGACCGAAGAAAGCGGTCATGCCTTTGTCTGCGATGGTTATCAGGGGAACAACTATTTTCATTTTAACTGGGGCTGGGGCGGAGCTTACAACGGATATTTTTACCTGAACAACCTAAACCCCGGGTATAACTTTAATTTTGACCACAAAGCCATACTAAACTCATACCCAGCAGGCTCTTATCCCCAGTATTGCTCCGGAAACACTATAATCACCAACTTATACGGAACCATAGAAGATGGCAGCAGCCCTAGAAATAATTATCATAACAATGCCGATTGTCAATGGCTCATTGCTCCTAGCGACACAATAGAATACATCATGCTAAAATTTGAACGTATTAATACGGAAGCAGGGCATGATGTGGTCATTATTTATGATGGCGAAAGCACTACGGACCCCATACTTGGCACTTTCTCCGGCAATACCATTCCCGGTGAAATACAATCCACAGGCAACAAAGTGCTGGTGCGATTTATTTCTGACGGGGCCAATAATGCTGAAGGATGGCTATTATCCTTTACATCTAAAAATGTAAGGTTCTGTAACAATCTTACTGAGCTTACCGAACCATCAGGAATAATCACAGATGGCAGCGGTCCGCATAATTACAATAACAGCACCATGTGCCGTTGGCGTATCATGCCGCCCGATGCCGCTTCTATAAATATTAATTTCAATTCTTTTAACTTGGCTGCTGATTTCGACCTCCTTAGAATTTACGATGAAAACACTGGCGCAACACTTATAACTTATCAGGGACAAACAACTCCACAAAACATCACCGCATACTCAAACAAGATATTGATTTTATTTCTGACGGGACCACGCGACAATGCCGATGGATGGGAAATCACATATTCATCGGCACCTGCAGCAGTTGAAGAATACCAAAATGCTTATGTAAGCATTTTCCCCAACCCGGCTCATAACTATTTAAAAATCGAAGCCAGCGTTCCTGAAAAAAAATCACTCCTGCTCGAAATATTCGGCAACACAGCCAACATCCTGTATGCTTCAGAAGTTATTGCAGACAACGGGATTCTTAACAAAGAAATTGATATAAGCCGTTTTTCAAAAGGAATTTATTTTCTGAAACTGACATCAGATAATTTTAACCACATACAAAAGTTTGTCATTTACTGA